CGCCGTGGCGCACGTCGTTGATGACTTTTTCATAGGTGCGGGATTCGCCCAGTTGCTCGGTGCGAGCATCCGGGATATGGAGCGGTGTCAGGCTGCTGTCGTCGTACAGCGACACCGAATGGTAGATGCGCAAGGTCAGGATCGCCTGGGCCTGTACGTACACTTCGGCCTGGTCGAGGCTGGCCTCGATGAACACCGGTTCGAGGGTGCCGGAGGCATTGCGGGTTTCGCTCTCGATCACCTGCAATGTGATCGGCTGGCTGGTCACTTCGCCCAACTGGAGGGCGGGAATGACCACGGTGCCGCTCTGGCGCGGCAGCAGCGTCACGATCCAGCGCGTGGTGGCGCGATTCTCGCCGTCGAGGGTGGTCAATTGGTTGACCTGGCGGGTGCCCCGGACATCGAACAGCGCCTGCAGCGGGCTCAGGTCGGGTTTGCCGAACAGCGTGGCATCGTTGGATTCCAGCGTCAGCTCGACGGTCTCCCCGGAGTTCAACCGGCTGCGATCCACGCTGGCAGTCAACTGCGCGGCTTGGGCCCCGGCGGTCCAGAGCAGCAAGGCGAGGAGATAGGCGGTGAAGCGGGTCATGGGTGTTTTCCCTGGGCCTGATGGCTTTGCTGTTCATACCAGAATTTTCGTCGAAGCAGTTCGCCCGGGTTGTCCGGGATCTGGCGCAGCCATTGTTCCAGCGCCTGGCGTTGTTCTTCTTCGTTGCGTTGACCCGTGGCCGGGCGAAGCGGCGGGGTGGTGGTCTGCTCGTCGGGCAATTCGCTGCCCGGCACATCCTGGGCAACGGGCGGAGGATCCTCGGTCGGCTGGGCGTCGTTCGGGGTGGCGGTCGCTTCGGAGGAGGGATGGCCCTGCTCGGACGATTGGCTCGGCCTGTCGGTCTCCTGTGGTTCCTCGCTGGGGGGCGGTTCCGGGGTTTCGGCAGGTTTGGGTGGGGCCGCTGGCGGAGCTTGTTCTTGCAGCAAGCTTTCCACCAGGGCCTTGTTGGTCTGCGCCGGACGCAGGTCCGGTTGCAGTTCCAGGGCCTGCTCATAGGCGTCGATCGCGGCGTCCAGCTCGCCGCTGCGGGCCAGGGCGTTACCGCGATTGTAATGGGCGCGGGCGTCGTTGCCTTCGGCAAAGCGCTGGGCGGCCTCGCTGTACCGGCCGGCTTCGTACAGGGCGACCCCCTGCCATTGGCTGTCCTCGAAATGCGCGGCGGCCTCGGCCGGGCGCTTTTGCTTGAGCAGGTGTTGGCCCTGTTGGTCCGGGCGCAACCATAAATCCTCGAACTCGAAGGCATGGCCGGTCTGGGGCAATGCCAACAGCAATGGCAGGCAGAAAAGCCAACCGCGCCGCCCGGCGCACGCTGCCAGCAGCAACAACGGCAACAGCAGCCAATAACCCTGGTCGGCCCAGGTGTCCAGGCGCAGTTTCTGGCCATCGCTGCGCAGGTGTCGCGGTCCCTCCAGCAGGCCCAGGCCGCGCAGGTCCCGGTCGTCCAGGCGTGCCGGACGGTAGCGGCCGTCCAGCTCACTGACGAAGGACTTGAGGCCCGGGCTGTCCAGGCGCGGAACCAGGATCGCGCCCTTTTCATCCTTCAGGTAACTGCCGTCATCCTGGGCCACTGGTGCGCCTTCCCGGGTACCGATGCCGAGCATCAGCAGGCGTGTGGCGGAGCCGTCCAGAACCTGGCGAATGCCTTGCCGTTCCTCCTCGTTCAGGGAGGAACCGATCAGCAGGATTCGTCCGTGGCCAAGCCCGGCCTGGTCCAGCAGCGTCATGGCCTTGTTGACGGCCAGGTCGGCGCGGTGGCCGGCTTGGGGCATGATCGACGGTTTCAGGGCTTCGAGCAGGTTGGCGCTGGTGGCGAGGTCGTCCGACAGCGGGACCAGGGTGTGCGCACTGCCTGAGTAGACGACGATCGCGGTCTGCGCGTCGCTGCGGCTATGCAGCACGTCCAGCAGTTTGCGCCGCGCCTGTTCCAGGCGCGTGGGCGGGACGTCGGTGGCGAGCATCTCCGGGGTCAGCTCGAGGATGACCACCAGCGGATCGGCAGGTTTCTGGCTGGTCTGTTCGACGCGCGTCCAACTGGGGCCCAGCAACGCCAGCACCATCAGCAGCCAGCCCAGCCCGAGGGCAATCCAGGGCAGCTTGCTTTCACGGCCGCTGCCGCCGCTGAGCAGCACTGCGTGAAACGCCGGAGGCAGGATCATCTGCCAGCGGCCCACGCGTTTCTGACGGTGCCACAATTGCCAAAGCAGCCAGCCCAGCAAGGGCAGCAGCAGGATGAAACCGGGGCGCAGCCAATGCGGCCAGAGCGCGATCATCGGCGCCTCCGCAACCGCAGGCGCTTGAGCCGCTGCCGCCATTCGGACGGTTGCGACGGCTGGAACAAGGGCTGGGTGAACAGGCGCTGCAACGGGTTATCCGGCCAGCGTTCCCGGGCCACCAGCAACAGGCTCAGCAGCAGCGCGATCGCCAGCGGCCAATGATAGAGCGCCTGGGCCGGACGGGCCTGGGTCGGTTGTTGGGTCACCGGCTCGAGTCGGTCGAGGGTGGTCTTGATCGTCAGCAACTGCTCACCGTCCTGGGCACGGAAATACTGGCCGCCGGTGACCTGGGCGATTTCCCTGAGGGTCGCTTCGTCGAGATCCAGGCTCGGGTTGACCCCCAAAAAGCCCGCCGTGCCGCTTTGCTCCGGATCGGCGCCTACGCCGATCGTGTAGATTTTCACGCTTTCATCGGCGGCCAGCCGGGCGGCAGTCAGGGGATCGATTTCACCGCCGTTGTTGGCGCCATCCGTGACCAGGATCAGCACGCGGCTCTGGGCCGGACGCTGGCGCAGGCGTTTGAGCGCCAGGCCGATGGCATCGCCGATGGCGGTGTTCTTGCCGGCGATGCCGACGCGCGCCTCATCGAGCCAGCGCCGCACGGTATGACGGTCGAAGGTCAACGGTGCCTGCAGATACGCCTGGCTGCCAAACAGGATCAGGCCGACCCGGTCGCCTTCGCGGCTTTCCAGAAAGTCCCCGAGCATGCGCTGGACCAGCCCCAGGCGGCTGATGTCTTCTTCCTTCCACTGCATGTCAGGAAAATCCATGGACCCGGAAACGTCCACGGCGACCAGCAAGTCGCGGCCGCTTGCGGCAATCGGCAACGGCTCGCCCAGCCACTGCGGACGGGCGGCAGCGATCAACAGCAGCAGCCAGAGCAGGATGAAGGGTGCCTGTTGGCGCCAGGTGGGCAGGTTGGCCCGGGCGCGACGCCCCACGAGTCCTTCGAGGTCTTCCAGGAAACTGACCTTGAGTGCCGGCTCGCCGCTGTCCGCCGCTGGCAACACCAGGCGCATCAACCAGGGCAACGGCAACAGGACAAAGATCCACGGCCAGGCGAATTCAAACATGTTTGCGAATCCAGATCTCGACGGCTTGGGTCAGGCCGGCGATGGCTTTGTCATCGAGCTTGCATTCGGGCTTGTAGGCGCCTTCAACCAGGATCATCCAGCGAGTCAGGCCGGCGGCCGGGCAGCGGTTGTCCAGGAACGCCAGCCACTTGCGCCCGTTGAGGGTGTGGCTCTGGCTGTAAGGATAATGGTTACGGCACAAACGCTTGAGCAGCCCGTTGAGTTGCTGCAGCCAGGCGCCGGCCGGCGCGCCGTCGTAGGGCTTGGGCAGCAGGGCGAGCTCGGCCAACGCCGCCAGGCGGACCGGGTCCAGCGGCTGTTCGGCGCGGGCGGTGTTGCGCTTGACCGGAATGAACCGGCGCAACTGCCAGGCACCCACGCCCAGCAGAGGCAGCAATACCAGCAATAGCCACCAGCCCGGCGCGGGCGGCCAGAATCCGATGGGCGGCGGGGCCATGAGCGGTTGCAACTGGTCGAGGCTGCTCATCGGGTTTTCCCCGGCCGCTTGGGGTTCAGGTATTCGCGCAGCTGTTCGACCATGTCGCCCTGGGTGCTCAAGGGCAGCATCAGGATCCGCAGCTTCTGGGCCAGCATCTCCCAGCGCTCCAGCCGTGCCTCGGCCTGGGCGCGGTAGGTCTGGCGCAACTCGACGTTCAAGGTGTCGAGCTCCAGCTGTTCGCCGCGCTGGGCAAAACGCAGCAATCCGGCGGCGGGCAGGGCGTGGTCCAATGGGTCGGACAATGGCAACAGCAACAGGTCGCAATGGCGCGACAGCAAACTCAGTTGTTGTTCCGCGCTGTCGGACAAGGCGCGCTCATCGCAAATCACGATCGCCAGGCTACCAGGGCGCAGCACCTCCCGGGCGCGTCGCAAGGCCACGCCAAACGAGTCGCGGTCCGACTCGCCGTCGGTGTGCAGCGATTGATTGACGCGCACCAGGCGGTTGAGCAACTGCAGCAGGCTTTGTTTGCTGCGTCGTGGCTTGACTTCGTAGTGAGTGTTATTGCCGAACACCAAACCGCCAACCCGGTCGTTGTGCCCCAGCGCGGCCCAGC
This genomic interval from Pseudomonas alvandae contains the following:
- a CDS encoding DUF4381 domain-containing protein translates to MSSLDQLQPLMAPPPIGFWPPAPGWWLLLVLLPLLGVGAWQLRRFIPVKRNTARAEQPLDPVRLAALAELALLPKPYDGAPAGAWLQQLNGLLKRLCRNHYPYSQSHTLNGRKWLAFLDNRCPAAGLTRWMILVEGAYKPECKLDDKAIAGLTQAVEIWIRKHV
- a CDS encoding DUF58 domain-containing protein — protein: MNNPLAPVPGIRVSLSELIEMRHRVREVQLFSTPGQRSPLIGLHHSKLRGRGVDFDQVRIYQAGDDVRTIDWRVTARTQEPHTKLFHEERERPIFIMIEQSHRLFFGSGLIFKSVLAAQAASLIGWAALGHNDRVGGLVFGNNTHYEVKPRRSKQSLLQLLNRLVRVNQSLHTDGESDRDSFGVALRRAREVLRPGSLAIVICDERALSDSAEQQLSLLSRHCDLLLLPLSDPLDHALPAAGLLRFAQRGEQLELDTLNVELRQTYRAQAEARLERWEMLAQKLRILMLPLSTQGDMVEQLREYLNPKRPGKTR
- a CDS encoding vWA domain-containing protein, yielding MFEFAWPWIFVLLPLPWLMRLVLPAADSGEPALKVSFLEDLEGLVGRRARANLPTWRQQAPFILLWLLLLIAAARPQWLGEPLPIAASGRDLLVAVDVSGSMDFPDMQWKEEDISRLGLVQRMLGDFLESREGDRVGLILFGSQAYLQAPLTFDRHTVRRWLDEARVGIAGKNTAIGDAIGLALKRLRQRPAQSRVLILVTDGANNGGEIDPLTAARLAADESVKIYTIGVGADPEQSGTAGFLGVNPSLDLDEATLREIAQVTGGQYFRAQDGEQLLTIKTTLDRLEPVTQQPTQARPAQALYHWPLAIALLLSLLLVARERWPDNPLQRLFTQPLFQPSQPSEWRQRLKRLRLRRRR
- a CDS encoding vWA domain-containing protein; translated protein: MIALWPHWLRPGFILLLPLLGWLLWQLWHRQKRVGRWQMILPPAFHAVLLSGGSGRESKLPWIALGLGWLLMVLALLGPSWTRVEQTSQKPADPLVVILELTPEMLATDVPPTRLEQARRKLLDVLHSRSDAQTAIVVYSGSAHTLVPLSDDLATSANLLEALKPSIMPQAGHRADLAVNKAMTLLDQAGLGHGRILLIGSSLNEEERQGIRQVLDGSATRLLMLGIGTREGAPVAQDDGSYLKDEKGAILVPRLDSPGLKSFVSELDGRYRPARLDDRDLRGLGLLEGPRHLRSDGQKLRLDTWADQGYWLLLPLLLLAACAGRRGWLFCLPLLLALPQTGHAFEFEDLWLRPDQQGQHLLKQKRPAEAAAHFEDSQWQGVALYEAGRYSEAAQRFAEGNDARAHYNRGNALARSGELDAAIDAYEQALELQPDLRPAQTNKALVESLLQEQAPPAAPPKPAETPEPPPSEEPQETDRPSQSSEQGHPSSEATATPNDAQPTEDPPPVAQDVPGSELPDEQTTTPPLRPATGQRNEEEQRQALEQWLRQIPDNPGELLRRKFWYEQQSHQAQGKHP